Proteins from a genomic interval of Yarrowia lipolytica chromosome 1E, complete sequence:
- a CDS encoding uncharacterized protein (Compare to YALI0E18436g, weakly similar to uniprot|P53983 Saccharomyces cerevisiae YNL008c ubiquitin-protein ligase activity, similar to Saccharomyces cerevisiae ASI1 (YMR119W) and ASI3 (YNL008C); ancestral locus Anc_2.419): MDILEFVQWVGGDLGVAATETLVSDSAQITPTLSSITAQTATATIQSAPPFADTLQQNLEFWLKPESKFTIHVVYIVSSYASTSVIMAVIMNRMWEFAQRRRATVLPAASQTMARSIPIMLSLPHLWRLFKASATWGPSWIGALARYLLPASSLTKDTLTDAYPGMFRCICISQLVETFVSLIQGQVPYSESNMSLIEYSLSFHEAAQLKEPVPEIIVICLMGLVSHVFIHLLAIFKLNRYRLIPSALVGLSFLAFFQVQAMKGRLLNFPLILVLGFMPQVIYTYVIFSTVVMEVATMLMTGKRVPSILFERVSLSQDFYTWFEVVSNNVTKSASKNRYINAGYLETPSETWIDQQLRFFRDPNRTRELGSSPGYGNQVFMPPDGVKQLIDQYNVGIANQLMDRVRVYVEFLRIYSLMVFFTLRGMLRSIFQSKAQQPHTQSFHTSDGETITILSASFADESEEEDYVYTEPVYDEDDMAYELHSDYGSEEDEEWGDEVYDDEGMHSDDVLEEQMMVSETIAEQAILSESSSGTETEETTNTSRQHKSRLRKRRQSELQTLYDPSELTSIISQPNAKESKILTAHMNQHRLTRSKFGLLAEDEGTKLAQVIMEARQRYEGMERKDERRYCVVCQYEERSVIVWPCRCFALCGICRHELQWKNFKGCVCCRRDVESYSSVFLP; encoded by the coding sequence ATGGACATTCTGGAATTTGTGCAGTGGGTGGGGGGCGACCTCGGGGTGGCGGCGACCGAAACGCTGGTCTCAGACTCCGCCCAGATCACCCCCACACTCTCGTCTATCACGGCCCAGACAGCCACGGCCACGATTCAGTCTGCCCCTCCGTTTGCCGACACTCTGCAGCAAAACCTCGAGTTCTGGCTCAAGCCCGAGTCCAAGTTCACCATCCACGTGGTCTACATTGTTAGCTCGTACGCGTCAACGTCGGTCATCATGGCCGTCATCATGAACCGAATGTGGGAGTTTGCACAGCGCCGAAGAGCCACGGTGCTGCCGGCTGCCAGCCAGACCATGGCACGAAGTATCCCCATCATGCTGTCTCTGCCGCACCTGTGGCGACTGTTTAAGGCCTCTGCAACCTGGGGTCCCAGCTGGATCGGCGCTCTGGCGCGCTACCTGCTGCCGGCATCTTCGCTCACAAAAGACACCCTGACCGACGCCTACCCAGGTATGTTCAGGTGCATCTGCATCTCCCAGCTCGTCGAGACGTTCGTGTCGCTCATCCAGGGCCAGGTGCCGTACTCAGAGTCCAACATGTCTCTGATAGAGTACTCTCTGTCGTTCCACGAAGCGgcccagctcaaggagccGGTTCCCGAGATTATCGTCATATGCTTGATGGGGCTCGTGAGCCACGTATTTATTCACCTGCTGGCCATCTTCAAACTCAACAGATACAGGCTTATCCCCTCGGCTCTGGTGGGTCTGTCGTTCCTAGCCTTCTTCCAGGTTCAGGCCATGAAGGGAAGACTGCTCAACTTCCCGCTGATTCTGGTGTTGGGTTTCATGCCCCAGGTCATCTACACCTACGTCATCTTCAGCACAGTCGTCATGGAGGTGGCCACTATGCTCATGACAGGCAAAAGGGTGCCCTCCATTCTGTTTGAACGTGTGTCCCTCTCGCAGGACTTCTACACCTGGTTCGAGGTTGTCAGCAACAACGTTACCAAGTCTGCGTCAAAAAACAGATACATTAACGCCGGATACCTGGAGACGCCTTCCGAGACCTGGATTGACCAGCAGCTTCGGTTCTTCCGTGATCCGAACAGAACTCGAGAACTGGGAAGCTCGCCGGGGTACGGCAACCAAGTCTTTATGCCCCCTGATGGGGTCAAGCAGTTGATAGACCAGTACAATGTGGGTATTGCCAACCAGCTCATGGACCGCGTTCGTGTTTACGTTGAGTTTCTGCGCATCTATTCCCTCATGGTCTTTTTTACTCTGAGAGGCATGCTCCGGTCTATTTTCCAGTCCAAGGCTCAGCAGCCGCATACTCAAAGCTTCCACACTTCCGACGGCGAAACGATAACGATTCTGTCGGCGTCGTTTGCTGATGAAtcagaagaggaggactaCGTGTATACCGAACCTGTCTACGACGAGGATGATATGGCGTACGAGTTGCACTCGGATTATGGAAgtgaggaagacgaggagtgGGGTGACGAGGTgtacgacgacgagggaATGCATAGCGACGACGTTTTGGAAGAGCAGATGATGGTCTCAGAGACCATTGCAGAACAGGCCATTCTTTCTGAATCGTCTTCTGGAACAGAAACTGAAGAGACTACCAATACTAGTCGACAGCACAAGAGCCGACTTCGAAAACGTCGCCAGTCAGAACTCCAGACATTGTACGACCCCTCGGAACTAACATCCATCATCTCCCAGCCTAATGCGAAGGAGTCCAAGATTCTGACTGCCCACATGAACCAACATCGGCTGACACGGTCCAAGTTTGGTCTGTTGGCTGAAGACGAGGGAACAAAACTCGCCCAGGTGATTATGGAGGCGCGACAACGATATGAAGGCATGGAGCGCAAGGACGAACGACGGTACTGTGTTGTTTGTCAGTACGAAGAACGGTCCGTCATTGTGTGGCCTTGCCGATGTTTTGCTCTGTGTGGAATTTGTCGCCATGAGTTGCAGTGGAAGAACTTCAAGggatgtgtgtgttgtcGGCGGGATGTTGAGTCTTACTCCAGTGTCTTCCTTCCATGA
- a CDS encoding uncharacterized protein (Compare to YALI0E18502g, similar to DEHA0F24992g Debaryomyces hansenii) — translation MSRLMSRLTIRPGHRIVYRHQIVYRHQIVSRLFSTLSASMSRHPSLKELEKERPAFVDRPGFTFTNTPNTEWQFGDGANSQDDGWKKHKKVSFSPTAEGRPPMFNYKLLIGAVTPRPIAFLSTVSKDGVRNLAPFSFFNMVSSDPPVFAIGMTRTPNGHKDSCQNLLDTKEATINIISEWFVEAANSCAIAAPSDVDEWLVSGLTPVESEIVKPAHVAESCFSVEVKLLHHYDLYSVADPNKHTNTTVLVQAVQFHAREDVINEDLNFLDVTKIKAVSRLGGISYGRTTEGYELPRMVHADEKDKDEYKKAVHRE, via the coding sequence ATGAGCAGGCTAATGTCTCGACTGACTATACGACCAGGCCACCGAATCGTTTATCGCCACCAAATCGTTTATCGCCACCAAATCGTTTCTCGACTCTTTTCCACACTTTCCGCTTCCATGTCACGACACCCTAgcctcaaggagctcgagaaggagcgacCGGCATTCGTAGATCGACCGGGATTCACCTTCACAAACACGCCCAACACGGAGTGGCagtttggagatggagccaACTCGCAGGATGACGGGTGGAAGAAACACAAAAAGGTGAGCTTCAGTCCCACGGCCGAGGGCCGGCCGCCCATGTTCAATTACAAGCTGCTGATTGGCGCCGTGACCCCCCGGCCCATTGCGTTTCTGTCCACAGTGAGCAAGGACGGAGTGCGGAACCTAGcgcccttctccttcttcaacatGGTGTCGTCAGACCCGCCCGTGTTCGCCATTGGCATGACCCGAACCCCCAACGGCCACAAAGACAGCTGCCAAAACCTGCTCGacaccaaggaggccaccatcaacatcatcaGTGAGTGGTTCGTTGAAGCGGCCAACTCGTGTGCCATTGCCGCGCCCTCCGACGTGGATGAGTGGCTGGTGAGCGGTCTCACCCCCGTGGAGTCTGAAATTGTCAAGCCTGCTCACGTGGCCGAGTCGTGTTTCTCCGTGGAGGTGAAGCTTCTGCATCATTACGATCTGTACTCGGTCGCTGATCCCAACAAGCATACCAACACCACGGTTCTGGTGCAGGCGGTCCAGTTCCACGCCCGCGAGGACGTGATCAACGAGGATCTCAACTTTCTCGACGTGACCAAGATCAAGGCCGTGTCTCGACTCGGAGGCATTTCTTACGGCCGAACCACCGAGGGCTACGAACTGCCTCGAATGGTCCACgccgacgagaaggacaaggacgaaTACAAGAAGGCCGTCCACAGGGAGTAA
- a CDS encoding uncharacterized protein (Compare to YALI0E18458g, similar to uniprot|Q6C722 Yarrowia lipolytica YALI0E04422g) — translation MPASGEFTWQLTGNVAINTLFSAAFPVFTAIYAIRGLKQGAIETASKSEARLAKKLDIDAETLYENYSPLILIGYPIFAVNLQPLGTLALLWSRTTGLIDHLSDQQLENALSTWSKFSQVYTWATGGICVAALGIWSRRRQQRRSKQVTKKMPLLGAPEISLLLFSAIFLPVVSQPIEVFP, via the coding sequence ATGCCCGCAAGTGGAGAATTCACCTGGCAACTCACAGGAAACGTGGCCATCAACACGCTCTTCTCGGCCGCTTTCCCCGTCTTCACAGCCATCTACGCCATCCGCGGACTCAAGCAGGGCGCCATTGAGACCGCGAGCAAGTCCGAAGCCCGTCTGGCCAAAAAACTCGACATTGACGCAGAAACTCTGTACGAAAACTACTCACCGCTCATTCTCATCGGATACCCAATCTTTGCCGTCAATCTGCAGCCGCTGGGaactctggctcttctctGGAGCCGAACCACCGGCCTCATTGACCATCTCTCTGATCAGCAGCTGGAAAATGCGCTCAGCACATGGTCCAAGTTCTCACAAGTCTACACCTGGGCAACTGGAGGCATATGCGTGGCAGCCCTGGGAATCTGGTCTCGACGACGTCAGCAGCGACGTAGCAAGCAGGTGACCAAGAAGATGCCTCTTTTGGGCGCTCCCGAGAtttctctgctgctcttctcGGCTATTTTCCTGCCCGTTGTTAGTCAGCCCATTGAGGTGTTCCCTTGA
- a CDS encoding uncharacterized protein (Compare to YALI0E18480g, similar to Saccharomyces cerevisiae CDC37 (YDR168W); ancestral locus Anc_8.361, similar to uniprot|P06101 Saccharomyces cerevisiae YDR168w CDC37 cell division control protein), translating to MVLDYSKWDKIELSDDSDVEVHPNVDKKSFIRWKQRDIHEKRDRNKMEIASLELTMKIDVELVERLDKLLSLPQAQLAKDSIEELLVKSKEGLKAKDTPTAPNPQKEGEQMNCDDMLESLLDMIKPDVDTDNGATFYDKLKEHRDKLVDHDKSHRERLAELYDEKAKYITSEDVHDVYNSTVLNKTAEPDAGEDDLADLERPKKTETTMETLNSPGQSTSSDAPVESTLAKASDDTDDDYSDPSPAARKFAEIPADDLKECYRFVSKHPEICTEKEKDALVMEGFQLQLAGKTADMERTVHNAILLQYCAQLGPNGYRNFFERILQPQGHPALEVLKKDVAFTINHVKTRCEILKKESEEENEQIQLHAVDPNTEIVVNQPPQDDADAMKVFGELSPEMQKAVESGKLEEINKVLANYSVEDAEKVLRMFDECGILAVEEKIYDATEWQKQNKDKEVRDNVDQIVHKEE from the coding sequence ATGGTGCTGGATTACTCGAAATGGGACAAGATTGAACTGTCGGACGACTCGGACGTGGAGGTGCATCCCAACGTGGACAAGAAATCGTTCATCCGATGGAAGCAACGAGACATCCATGAGAAGAGAGATCGAAATAAGATGGAGATTGCGTCGCTGGAGCTCACCATGAAGATCGAtgtggagctggtggagcgTCTGGACAAGCTGCTTAGTCTGCCTCAGGCGCAGCTGGCCAAAGACTCCAttgaggagctgctggtcaaGTCCAAAGAGGGTCTCAAGGCCAAAGATACCCCCACCGCGCCCAATCCCCAGAAAGAAGGGGAGCAGATGAACTGTGACGACATGCTGGAGAGTCTTCTGGACATGATCAAACCCGACGTGGATACCGACAACGGCGCCACCTTCTACGACAAGCTGAAGGAACATAGagacaagctggtggacCACGACAAGAGCCACCGAGAGCGCCTAGCCGAGCTCTACGACGAAAAGGCAAAGTACATCACCTCCGAGGACGTGCACGATGTCTACAACTCTACAGTTTTGAACAAGACTGCAGAGCCCgatgctggagaagacgatCTGGCCGATCTGGAACGgcccaagaagaccgagACCACCATGGAGACTCTCAACAGTCCTGGACAGTCGACTTCTTCTGACGCTCCTGTTGAGAGCACGCTGGCCAAGGCTTCTGACGACACAGATGATGACTATTCTGATCCGTCTCCTGCTGCCCGCAAGTTTGCCGAGATTCCCGCTGATGATCTCAAGGAGTGCTACCGGTTTGTTTCGAAACACCCCGAGATTTGcaccgagaaggagaaggatgCGCTGGTTATGGAGGGGTTCCAACTGCAACTTGCCGGCAAGACTGCCGACATGGAGAGAACGGTTCACAATGCCATTTTATTGCAGTACTGTGCGCAGCTGGGCCCCAACGGCTACAGAAACTTCTTTGAGCGGATCCTGCAACCTCAGGGCCACCCCGCTCtcgaggtgctcaagaAAGACGTGGCGTTCACCATCAACCATGTCAAGACGCGGTgcgagattctcaagaaggagagcgaggaggaaaaTGAGCAGATCCAGCTGCATGCCGTCGACCCCAACACGGAGATTGTGGTGAACCAGCCGCCCCAGGATGACGCGGACGCCATGAAGGTTTTTGGCGAGCTGTCGCCTGAGATGCAGAAGGCGGTCGAGTCCggcaagctggaggaaatCAACAAGGTTCTGGCCAACTACTCGGTGGAAGATGCCGAGAAGGTGCTGCGAATGTTCGATGAATGCGGCATTCTCGCCGTGGAGGAAAAGATCTACGATGCAACCGAGTGGCAGAAGcagaacaaggacaaggaggtcCGGGATAACGTGGACCAGATTGTGCACAAGGAGGAGTGA
- a CDS encoding uncharacterized protein (Truncated form of YALI0E18414g, similar to uniprot|P40357 Saccharomyces cerevisiae YGR009c SEC9 protein transport protein), with amino-acid sequence MPQNGAPPKESPAKSSKFKRFGRSKKEEAPPPLEDPRLRPRQYVAPTDYNDAERDDYEPVYDVGLPEEPELPPPPMPGAVNPYASANQGYGSRFGNVDRELEEDKTALFGPRDDPPMDSSYNPALSEQPKYAESVMSMPRQELSQKVRQKEPPAAPAPQTAAVAEYSEATVAVDEEEDLLLGGGSTLNLGRVDSYSYGNEQEYGKQNYTYNYNQGHEFDTVLEEEEKTEQEQEDEDVEAVKQQIRFTKQQSAASTRNALRHAAEAEESGRNTLGMLGSQGERLYNIHSTLALATTQHKIAEDKAKELKTVTRSMFAPHVSNPFNSKRRAQEKEDRIRRERAVAQVEREQRRRDAYDSQQRVVGALDGVGEKSKHRKEMMSKYGSRPGRDRYQFEADEEDDILEDEIDNNLDELSNAAGRLKKLGLAMNEEVEQQNEKLDQIAEQTDDLDISVHLNTARLAGIH; translated from the coding sequence ATGCCTCAGAATGGAGCACCACCAAAAGAATCCCCAGCCAAGTCGTCCAAGTTCAAGCGGTTTGGACGAAGCAAAAAGGAAGAGGCACCTCCACCCCTGGAAGACCCACGACTTCGACCGCGCCAATACGTGGCTCCCACAGACTACAACGACGCAGAACGAGACGACTACGAGCCCGTTTATGACGTGGGACTGCCCGAGGAGCCCGAGCTGCCCCCGCCCCCCATGCCAGGTGCCGTCAACCCCTACGCATCTGCCAACCAGGGCTACGGATCGCGGTTTGGCAACGTTGACCgggagctcgaggaggacaagacTGCGCTGTTTGGACCTCGAGACGATCCGCCCATGGACAGCAGCTACAACCCGGCCCTGTCTGAGCAGCCCAAGTACGCCGAGTCGGTCATGTCTATGCCTCGACAAGAGCTGTCTCAAAAGGTGCGTCAGAAAGAACCGCCTGCTGCGCCTGCTCCTCAGACGGCTGCCGTGGCCGAGTATTCCGAGGCGACCGTGGCGGTtgatgaggaagaggatCTGCTTCTGGGAGGAGGGTCTACTCTCAACCTCGGCCGGGTCGACTCGTACTCATACGGCAACGAGCAGGAGTACGGCAAGCAAAACTACAcgtacaactacaaccagGGCCACGAGTTTGACACGGTgcttgaggaggaggagaagacggagcaggagcaggaggatgaggacgTGGAGGCCGTCAAGCAGCAGATTCGGTTCACCAAGCAACAGTCTGCCGCTTCGACTCGAAACGCCCTTCGACACGCcgccgaggccgaggagagTGGCCGAAATACCCTTGGTATGCTTGGATCTCAAGGTGAACGGCTCTACAACATCCACAGCACTCTGGCTTTGgccaccacacaacacaagattgccgaggataaggccaaggagctgaagACAGTGACGCGGTCCATGTTCGCTCCTCACGTGAGCAACCCGTTCAACTCGAAGCGACGAGctcaggagaaggaggaccGCATCCGCCGAGAGCGGGCGGTGGCGCAGGTGGAGAGGGAGCAGCGACGCCGAGACGCTTACGACTCGCAACAGCGAGTGGTGGGTGCTCTGGACGGTGTGGGCGAGAAGTCCAAGCACCGaaaggagatgatgagcaAGTACGGCAGCCGACCGGGCCGAGACCGATACCAGTTTGAGGCCGACGAAGAGGATGATATTCTGGAAGACGAGATTGACAATAATCTCGACGAGCTCAGCAACGCTGCTGGCCGTCTGAAGAAGCTGGGTTTGGCCATGAatgaggaggtggagcagcagaatgagAAGCTGGACCAGATTGCCGAGCAGACGGACGATTTGGACATTTCTGTACATCTCAATACCGCTCGTCTTGCTGGTATTCACTag